The Plectropomus leopardus isolate mb chromosome 15, YSFRI_Pleo_2.0, whole genome shotgun sequence genome has a segment encoding these proteins:
- the ccar1 gene encoding cell division cycle and apoptosis regulator protein 1, with the protein MAQFGGQKNPPWATQFAATAVSQPGHSGQSLDLNSLHSLGVQQPSLLGASPSVYSQQSALAAASLSNQSAANYQLSQQTAALQQQAAAAAAAALQQSQLNTALQQYQQQQQQQQQQQQQQQQQQQQQQQQQPPQQQLYNVPHQLPQPQQALISQPPVALPTSLSLSNPQQTAQITVSYPTPRSSHQQQTQPQKQRVFTGVVNKLHDTFGFVDEDVFFQLSAVKGKTPQVGDRVLVEAVYNPNMPFKWNAQRIQTLPQLANQSHQQQPQPLPQASPQLGSLYNEPGMQLRYSDMHSTLDNRQNSQPQPPNMMKAAPTMLQSLPPPTTFSVPTQAPPPSLLQAQLSAASLAPLLQNPPQPLLPQPPPKDVFPGGLLQPPVRMMPQPQPVRRIEPPPRFPSRNDRGPELILRTKEERIRDRDRERRRSRERSPTRKRSRDRSPRRDRSPRRPRRVVPRYTVQFSKFSLDGSSCDMMELRRRYQSLYIPSDFFNAVFTWVDAFPLTRPFQFSNACNFHILHKEVDSLVKNTAVLDPPDANHTYSAKVMLLANPSIEELYHKSCALAEDSQEVKDSFQHPARLIKFLVGMRGKDEAMAIGGHWSPSLDGADPEKDPSVLIKTAIRCCKALTGIDLSLCTQWYRFAEIRYHRPEETHKGRTVPAHVETVVLFLPDVWHCLPTRSEWEVLSRRLREQLAEKLSAERKEADGEQEEEEKDDDESKDVSTPTHWAKLDPKSMKVNDLRKELDCRSLSSKGLKSQLIARLTKQLKVEEQVEESKEPEKPECKAAEEEEPSRTEEDREEEERKRQEELERQRRERRYILPDEPTIIVHPNWAAKNGKFDCSVMSLSVLLDYRLEDNKEHSFEVSLFAELFNEMLQRDFGYRIYKALAAFPTKDEKKEKEKKAKKEAEKKEAEKREIKKEKEDENEEPLAKKTKEDEEEKRKCDEKAVKKELSRDEDENEDDGSTANAEEYDPMEAEDAEDDDDDDKDDDDSNDRDRKDRKDDRKSSKERSSKDKEKKQMVTHNKELLMAFVYFDQSHCGYLLERDLEEILYTLGLHLSRAQIKKLLNKPVVRESCYYRKLTDRGKDDPIPAFNEAQIENLIGNRGLLPAPKVRAQSEASESGNLIVYNGAMVDIGSMMQKLEKSEKAREEIEQKLMLQDAKMDEDAKIKAQVEQANKALSRELEELKSTLSQTEQTLKAAEEQKTTYHDQISKTSNTLMSSVKELLAVLKKEQEADESGDEGSGDHIRTSQTNGADE; encoded by the exons ATGGCCCAGTTCGGGGGACAGAAGAATCCACCATGGGCGACTCAGTTTGCTGCCACAGCAGTGTCTCAGCCAGGCCACTCAGGACAGTCTCTTGACCTCAATAGCCTGCACT cTCTTGGTGTGCAGCAGCCGTCTCTTCTGGGAGCATCCCCCTCTGTTTACTCTCAGCAGTCAGCCTTGGCTGCAGCCTCTCTCAGCAACCAGTCTGCTGCAAACTATCAGCTTTCTCAGCAAACAGCTGCCTTACAGCAgcaagctgcagcagctgctgcagccgcACTACAGCAG TCACAGCTCAATACAGCCCTCCAGCAGtatcagcaacagcagcagcagcaacagcagcagcagcaacaacagcaacaacaacaacaacaacaacaacaacagcaacccCCTCAACAGCAACTGTACAATGTACCTCATCAG CTTCCACAGCCTCAACAGGCACTGATTTCTCAG CCCCCCGTCGCCTTGCCCACCAGCCTAAGCTTGTCCAACCCCCAGCAGACAGCCCAGATTACAGTGTCCTACCCAACACCACGTTCAAgccatcaacagcagacgcagccACAGAAGCAGCGAGTCTTCACCGGTGTTGTCAACAAGCTTCATGATACGTTTGGCTTTGTAGATGAAGATGTCTTCTTTCAGCTAAG TGCTGTGAAGGGGAAGACTCCTCAGGTGGGTGACAGGGTCCTCGTGGAGGCTGTGTATAACCCTAACATGCCCTTCAAGTGGAACGCTCAGCGCATCCAGACCTTACCTCAGCTAGCAAACCAGTCG catcagcagcagcctcagccTTTACCTCAAGCTTCCCCACAGCTCGGCAGCCTTTACAATGAGCCAGGGATGCAGCTGCGCTACTCAGACATGCACTCCACTTTGGACAACAGACAAAAT AGCCAGCCTCAACCACCTAACATGATGAAGGCCGCCCCCACCATGCTGCAGTCGCTACCTCCCCCAACCACCTTCAGTGTTCCAACCCAggctccccctccctccctcctgcaggCCCAGCTGTCCGCTGCATCTCTGGCCCCTCTCCTCCAAAACCCTCCACAGCCTCTGCTGCCACAGCCTCCACCCAAAG ATGTGTTTCCCGGGGGTCTGCTTCAGCCTCCAGTGAGAATGATGCCACAGCCACAGCCTGTCCGACGAATTGAGCCTCCACCTCGCTTCCCCAGTCGCAATGATCGAGGCCCTGAGCTTATCCTCAGGACTAAAGAGGAACGCAT TCGAGACAGAGACCGTGAACGAAGACGGTCAAGAGAACGCTCGCCCACACGCAAGCGTTCCCGAGACCGCTCTCCCAGAAGGGACCGCTCACCTCGACGGCCTCGCAGGGTAGTTCCTCGCTACACCGTCCAGTTCTCCAAGTTCAGCCTCGATGG CTCCAGCTGTGACATGATGGAGCTAAGAAGGCGCTATCAGAGCCTCTACATTCCCAGCGACTTCTTTAATGCTGTCTTCACCTGGGTGGATGCCTTCCCTCTGACAAGACCCTTCCAGTTTAGTAATGCCTGTAACTTCCACATCTTGCACAAAGAGGTGGATTCTCTAGTCAAGAATACAGCTGTGCTAGACCCTCCTGATGCCAACCACACCTACAGCGCAAAG GTGATGCTTCTTGCTAACCCCAGTATAGAGGAGCTCTATCACAAATCCTGTGCTCTGGCAGAGGACTCCCAGGAAGTCAAAGACTCTTTTCAACATCCTGCCAGACTCATTAAG TTTTTGGTGGGAATGAGAGGTAAAGATGAGGCCATGGCCATTGGTGGTCACTGGTCTCCCTCTCTGGATGGAGCTGACCCAGAAAAGGATCCCTCAGTCCTTATAAAGACAGCCATACGCTGTTGCAAGGCACTCACAGGCATAGATCTTAGTCTGTGCACTCAGTG GTATCGTTTTGCAGAGATTCGCTATCATCGGCCGGAGGAGACACACAAGGGGCGGACAGTCCCTGCTCATGTGGAGACAGTGGTTTTGTTTCTTCCGGATGTTTGGCATTGTCTTCCTACCCGCTCAGAGTGGGAGGTGCTGTCACGGCGACTCCGGGAGCAGCTGGCTGAGAAGCTGTCGGCCGAGCGAAAGGAGGCGGATGGAGAACAG gaggaagaggagaaggatgATGATGAATCAAAGGACGTTAGTACTCCCACTCACTGGGCTAAACTTGACCCAAAATCAATGAAG GTAAATGACCTGCGCAAAGAGCTTGATTGTCGCTCTCTAAGCTCTAAGGGTTTAAAGTCGCAGCTGATTGCCCGGCTTACCAAGCAGCTGAAGGTggaggagcaggtggaggagTCGAAGGAGCCTGAGAAGCCAGAGTGCAAagctgcagaggaagaggagccaTCTCGCACTGAGGAAGACAGAGAA gaggaggaaagaaagcGGCAGGAGGAGCTTGAGCGCCAGCGGAGAGAAAGACGCTACATCCTCCCCGATGAGCCCACCATCATTGTACACCCCAACTGGGCAGCCAAGAATGGCAAATTTGATTGCAGTGTTATGTCCCTGAGTGTGCTGCTGGACTACAGACTAGAAGACAACAAGGAGCACTCATTTGAG GTTTCCCTGTTTGCTGAGCTGTTTAACGAGATGCTACAGAGAGACTTTGGCTACCGCATATACAAAGCCCTCGCTGCTTTTCCTACCAAAGATgagaagaaggaaaaggagaagaaagCCAAAAAGGAAGCGGAAAAGAAGGAGGCTGAAAAGcgtgaaataaaaaaggaaaaagaagacgAAAATGAAGAACCATTAGCGAAGAAGACtaaagaggatgaggaggagaagaggaag TGCGATGAAAAGGCTGTAAAGAAGGAGTTGTCTCGAGACGAAGACGAGAACGAAGATGATGGCAGCACAGCCAACGCTGAAGAATATGACCCCATGGAGGCTGAAGATGCAGaagatgatgacgatgatg ACAAGGATGATGATGACTCCAATGACAGAGACAGGAAAGATCGCAAGGATGACCGCAAGTCATCAAAAGAAAGGTCCTCTAAAGACAAG GAGAAGAAGCAGATGGTCACACACAACAAGGAGCTGCTGATGGCGTTTGTCTACTTTGACCAGAGCCACTGTGGCTATCTGCTGGAGAGAGACCTGGAGGAGATCTTGTACACACTGGGACTTCACCTTTCTCGTGCtcag ATAAAGAAGCTGCTGAACAAGCCGGTGGTCAGAGAGTCTTGTTACTACCGAAaactgacagacagagggaAGGATGACCCCATTCCTGCCTTTAATGAAGCCCAGATAGAAAACCTCATAG GTAACCGAGGACTACTTCCTGCTCCAAAAGTCCGTGCGCAGTCTGAGGCCAGTGAGTCTGGTAATCTCATAGTGTATAACGGAGCCATGGTTGACATCGGCAGCATGATGCAAAAACTGGAGAAGAGTGAGAAAGCAAGAGAGGAGATAGAACAGAAGCTCATGTTGCAGGATGCGAAAATGG ATGAAGATGCAAAGATTAAAGCGCAGGTGGAGCAAGCCAACAAAGCCTTGTCCAGGGAGCTGGAGGAGTTGAAAAGCACACTGAGCCAAACTGAGCAGACTCTGaaggctgcagaggagcagaagacCACCTACCACGACCAGATTAGCAAGACTTCCAACACCTTGATGTCCTCCGTGAAAGAGCTGCTGGCAGTGCTGaaaaag GAACAAGAAGCCGATGAGTCTGGTGATGAAGGTTCTGGTGATCACATTCGGACGTCTCAAACAAACGGAGCCGATGAATGA